From Nitrospirota bacterium:
CTGTCAGCCCTATCGAGACGATAGCTCGAAAGCGATTTCTTCTCCTCTACGTTCAATGTCATAAATGGTTATCCCTTCTTTTTTTATACTTTCAATGAAAGGGCTGCCAAGTCTTTCATTGAATTTCATTTCTTCAATGGAGAAAATTGTAATAGCGAAAGAAGTGTCTGTCTGAAGTTCATAAGAATAAACAATGCTGAGAATTTTATCCTTTATGTCCCTGTCCTTCTTATCAACCAGAACAAGCATATCCAGATCAGAAGTGCCTTTATAGTCTCCACGAACCCTTGAACCATAAATTATGACCCTCACAATCCTTTTGTCAGCAGAAAATTCTTTTACAATAGCCTTTAAAATATCTTTATCTTTCTTAAACATAGAAAAATATTAACATACAGGGCATGTTATTACAATGAATCAAGTGTGGTGTTCTAACAGTTCTTTACATTTGGTTGTCATTGCGCGGAGCGTTAGCGACGAAGCAATCCCAGCCTCGAAGGCAAGATTGCCACGCTCCCGTTGGTCGCTCGCA
This genomic window contains:
- a CDS encoding nucleotidyltransferase domain-containing protein, which codes for MFKKDKDILKAIVKEFSADKRIVRVIIYGSRVRGDYKGTSDLDMLVLVDKKDRDIKDKILSIVYSYELQTDTSFAITIFSIEEMKFNERLGSPFIESIKKEGITIYDIERRGEEIAFELSSR